One window of the Salvia miltiorrhiza cultivar Shanhuang (shh) chromosome 6, IMPLAD_Smil_shh, whole genome shotgun sequence genome contains the following:
- the LOC130990031 gene encoding uncharacterized protein LOC130990031 — MARRKDLSSFERAAILQFLLEGSKNGKPGRGKLTAAVQKWKSSRRTISRLWAAAKKQKDRGEVISCLSKKPSNPRRKRVEIDLGLIASIDLTKRSTIRRLACGIGCSKTTVGRWIQSGLIRAHTNAIKPDLTAPNKLLRLRFSLEALEWDRIVRSLSFKSMHNTVHIDEKWFYITKTSQRFYLTPEETEPHRTCKSKKFIQKVMFMCALCRPVFDDDGSCLFDGKIGIFPFTELVPAKRKSKNRAAGTMELKPIQSITKEVVKDCFINKIVPAIKAKWPANASKTIYIQQDNARPHIQDSDPDFRAVASADGFDIHLINQPPNSPDTNINDLGWFRAIQSLQTESVCNSVSDLVNAVKGRNSYKIPHMRKDALIRQDMLPLNLQVPSELVRECISYLIEHGALSITDSLMQQLGVNAGCTNELEVMVHNLQIQGHEGL, encoded by the exons ATGGCTAGAAGAAAGGATCTTTCTTCCTTTGAGAGGGCAGCCATACTTCAATTTCTtcttgaagggagcaaaaacGGCAAACCGGGCAGAGGGAAGCTCACTGCAGCGGTGCAAAAGTGGAAGAGTTCCCGCCGGACCATTAGTCGACTTTGGGCAGCTGCAAAAAAGCAAAAAGATCGTGGTGAGGTAATTAGTTGTTTGAGTAAAAAACCTTCAAATCCAAGAAGAAAAAGGGTAGAAATTGATTTAGGATTAATTGCTAGCATAGACTTGACAAAAAGATCTACAATTAGAAGGCTAGCATGTGGGATTGGATGCAGTAAAACAACAGTTGGCAGGTGGATTCAATCCGGGCTGATCAGAGCACATACAAATGCAATCAAGCCTGATCTTACGGCTCCAAACAAGTTACTTAGGCTACGGTTTTCCTTAGAAGCTCTAGAATGGGATAGGATTGTTAGGAGTTTGTCATTTAAAAGCATGCACAACACAGTCCACATTGATGAAAAGTGGTTTTACATCACAAAAACATCACAGAGGTTCTACCTCACCCCTGAAGAGACAGAACCGCATAGGACATGCAAGAGCAAAAAATTCATCCAAAAAGTCATGTTTATGTGTGCTCTGTGTCGGCCAGTGTTTGATGATGATGGCAGCTGCTTGTTTGATGGGAAGATTGGAATATTTCCATTCACAGAATTAGTACCAGCCAAAAGGAAGAGCAAAAACAGGGCTGCAGGGACAATGGAGCTCAAGCCCATACAAAGCATCACAAAAGAAGTTGTGAAAGATTGCTTTATAAACAAG ATTGTTCCTGCTATTAAAGCAAAATGGCCAGCAAATGCTAGCAAAACCATCTACATACAACAAGATAATGCTAGGCCTCACATACAGGACTCAGACCCAGATTTCAGAGCTGTTGCTTCAGCAGATGGATTTGATATTCATTTGATAAATCAACCACCAAACTCCCCAGACACAAACATCAATGATCTGGGGTGGTTTAGGGCAATTCAGTCCCTACAAACTGAATCAGTTTGTAACAGTGTATCAGATCTTGTGAATGCT GTTAAAGGGAGGAATAGCTACAAAATTCCTCATATGAGGAAGGATGCATTAATTAGGCAGGATATGCTCCCATTGAATCTCCAAGTTCCAAGTGAACTTGTTAGGGAGTGCATATCTTATCTAATTGAGCATGGAGCA